The Aspergillus fumigatus Af293 chromosome 3, whole genome shotgun sequence region CAGTGTCCTCACGCAGTTCCTGGGATGGCGTAGTatcttcgccttcctcgCAATTGTGGCAGCCACGCTCCTCACCCTAATACTTGCCTTTCTGCCCGAGACCTGCCGCGCCATGGTGGGCAATGGCAGTGTTCCTGCGCCCTGGTGGAACAGATCTTGTCTTCAGTGGCTGCGACTTTCGTTTCAGTCTGGCACAATCGCAGAGGATCGAGGAACGCTAGTCTCCCCTTGTCACCGGCCGTCCCTCTGGGATAGCATCCGGATCACACGACAGAGATCGACGGGGCTGTTGATCCTGGCCAGTACAACTCTCTCCAGTGGCTCAACTGCTATCTTGGCTAACATTCCTGCGCTGTTCGAAGATCACTACCGCTTCAATGCACTTCAGGTTGGGCTCTGCTATCTCCCTGATGCAATTGGTGCTCTGTCAGCGCCGTGGACCGTGGGCACCCTGGCGGATCGCAACTTTCGGCGATGCTGTCGCTTGGCAGGCATCACAGTCGCCCGAAACCAGCAGACTCCCCAGCAGCTGCTATCAATGCCACTGGAGAAGGCGCGCTtgcagctgatgctgcctCTGGTCTACGTATCTGCGGGTGTCCTGACCATTTATAGTTGGGTGATGCAAATGAGAGTACACGTTGCGGGCCCCTTGATTCCGCTGTTCTTTTTAGGAAATGTCATCTCCGGTGCTCGTAATAGCCTGGCTATGTTGATCATCGATATACACGCCCAGCGGCCGGCGACTGCTAGTGCATCCCTTGCTTTCTTCCGGTCGCTGGCGGGTGCTGGCGtggcggcggcgatggtGCCCTTGATCAAGGCCATCGGCATTGCATGGACAGGTACCCTAGTTGCTGCAACCTGGTTGATAGTATCGCCAACAATCTTCACCATGCATCGCTATGGGCACAACTGGCGGCGGATGGACAACTCTTCCAAATCTTAAAACTGTAGGAGgtttatttttattttatatatatatatacatattctaattttttttttgctgtgATACAAACTAAGGTGTATAACTTGCCAGAAGCTTGTGAGCCCTGTCAACCTAGGGGCCTTTTTTGTTGAGACTACCTACAGCCTGCTGCTTTTTTTTGTGATGTATTCTTATATACTCATTCCTGTAGCATCTATTATAGATAGTGGATAGTTAAAGTCACTTATGAAACTCCAGTTACCAAAGCAAGACAACAACAGACAAATTTTCTGCTATGACGCGTGTAACTAGTAAGCAATAGAGATACCAGCGTTAAGCCGTCTTTATCTGGCTATGGGGATGGGATCGGGTTGGCCTAGCCAGCAAGGGCTCTGGCAGGCCCACATTCTGCCAAGCTGTATGGTCAGGAGTTCAAGGCTAGTGCAAGGAGATTGGCCTTATTGACATGATTCCAGGTACCTTTTAGCTAAGGAATTTGGGGTGTGACACATCCAACTTTGCTCTTGTTCTCCCTCTGATCTAGATGCTTATAATCCTATTCAGATGCAAGACATGGCTGGTGTACTACTATATAAGGGAAACATCTTAATGAAGTAGGCAGTAACAGGCCTGCAAACGTCTTAATATGGAGTGCTGTGCTTTTGAGAGCTACATAGGCCATTTCGTATAAGAGCCACTTAGAAAGGGGCAGAACCCAATCTAACCATTGTGACTGCCCTGAGAATGAATTCTTAGTTTATTGCTATGAAAGGATTTAAACTACTCCCTCCACTACATGAAGATAATTACTTCCTAAATTACTTCCTACTAGATATCATTTACTCACCAGAAGAATGACTTACAAGACTTATAACAGAGGTACACCTTGCCTCTGAAACTAAGAGATGGCTTGTATACTGATGAAGGTATAATAACATAGCTGTATTGTTTAAGGGGACCACCTGCAGGCAGAAAAGATGCACAGTAATAATGATCCTCAGGTCTCGAAAGCATGGGCAACCTAGTAACCCCATAACATTCCTAGGGTCGCTGGGGATAATGACTAGGTATAAAGCCGCAGTAGGCCTCAGGCAAACAAATAGGAACACTATAAGTAGCATAAACAGCCTGAAATCAGCGTATCAATGTTTAAGCGGCGAATAGAAAGAGACTCAGAACAAGATTGGGCGAAGTCCATACACTCTTATCAGCATCGATAACCACATAGCGTCCTAAGGACAATGGAAGGCTGCAGAGGAGATGTACAGATGCCACTGCGAGGGGGAACTTCGGCCAGAGCACCCCAGCGCGCTAAACAAGCACGAATAACTTGAAGCAATATACTAGAAGCAAAAATAGCAGACTGCAGTTGAGGTTCTATTGGGTACGGCTCATCTGAGCATCAAGGGTGGAAACATTGAGAGTTGGGCCAAATACAATGGCACTAAGTCGAGATGATGGTGGGAAACGGCGTTCTGGTATCCCAGCGGCATGGCCTATTACTCTCTGCCTGAAAAGAGCGATTGAATAGGATGCAAGCAGGAACTAGCCTTGCAGTTGCAAGCCACACTGCTAAATTCAAGACCAACCATCACCAGTATTGTTTTTCCTCGGTTTACTTGAATTGACAGAGAAGTAACTGAACACTTAACGCAATTAGTCTATCCACATATGTAAAGCCAGTAGATGTGAGAAAGATCTGCTCCTCTAACATTATCTTGAAGCAGGACCATGTATAAGGTTGTGGCAATGCTCCCAATAGCACCTGATGACTTGGTCCACGGTCTCAAATCTTGAAAATCATGTTTATCTTGAAAGGTGAAGTATAGTCGTCCTCTGATTTTGAGAGAGTATGGGCAGTTTCCACTAAACATTGAAATATGAACAGAGATGAGAGATCATGATACTCCGCACTGTTCAATGCTTTTTGAAAATCTTAGATAAGCAATCAAGTGTTGATTGGCTGAGCGACAACTATTGCCTAAACTTTAATTGTACCACTTCTATAGCACCCAAGGATAACTTTTTGATTCTAACTCCCGCCACCTTCTATAACAATGGACTCCAGTAGTGTATGACAAAGAGGCGAAATAGCTAGACTCTGAGAGTGGCCATGTGAGTTTACATTCAAAGCAATGATTCACCCATACGTAGTAAACTCTATTATCCACTGTTAGGTGATCGAAGAGATCTAGACACTCAAGCTTGTTAAAACATCCAATGGTACTACTTTGATTCAATGACCACATGAGAAAACAGGGAGAGAAATATCGACTGCTATATTTTTGAGTTAATCAGATGATTGAACCTTGAACCTGGTGGCGATCAAAGCACATATCTTCCCGGTAGCTATGTAATTAGCATATTTTCGACATATATATGTTGAAAGATTCAGGAGATCAAAAACTAGTAGAGATTGCATTGCCCATATCATATCCTTTTTCTGCGAATCCTCTTCTTAGGAAAGTGAACCAGTGGCAGTCCCAGATAATGGCATTCACCCAAGAGAATATCTGGTCATCTTTCATAGCTTTGATATTACTCCTGCCTTGGCTTACCAGTGCTGCTGAATGCACACAGAGTGATATCTCTCATCTCTCAGTATCAGGCTGTACTTGCCAAAAATTTTTCACTTCCTGCCCACTTACTTGCCCCCTTGGCGGTGGATGTGGGCAAAACTCGAACACTGTTAAAAAGTGCGATGTGGGTTGTACAGATGACAACAAAGACTGTTCTACATGCAATCTATATTATGGAGGCCTATGTCGGTGCATACAGGATGGTGACTGCTTTCATGACCCTTCTACAGGATCTTGGACACTGCTCCATGCCCGAACATTAATCACCACACCACATCTTCTACCAGGGATCTTGCAGCTAGGCACTGATAATAATGGCTGGAAACTAGGACAAATTGCACTATCTACAGGGAAAGTGTCTAGTGTGAGTGCAGGGACCTTAGCAATGAACTCAGTCACCTCAAGGACCGAGGAGCAAATACACATACATGTGTGCGATAGACCGACAAGTGTCTTCCGACAATATCTTGACAAGAAGAACGCAGCGCACTATAGCCAACTCACAGCAATGGATTTCGACCAGCTTGGCTTCCAAAAAAACAGTATACAGTGCCAGGCACTGAAGACAAAGAACTTTGACATGGCAAAACTCACATCAGACTATTTGAACAAATTGGGCGCAGGTTGTGCTAAGTACCATGTAGGAGCTGGATTAATCACTGACAAACAAGGTTATACTTGGGGGTGCATCACCACACAAGGGTCTGCAGAATTTCTTTTCTGTATGAATTAGCAACTTGAAGCATCAGCAGGAGGAAGTTTATCCATCTTTATGAGTCTTTCTCTATTTGCAAGGATTTACTTTGCTTAAAAGTGTGAATAATCTGTGCTATGTAAGATAACCTATAACAGAAAAGGAGAGGGAATTGAGTAGTCAGGGTTGAAGTCCCCCTCTAGAGATTAATAGGATAGTATTAATATCACATGGCTTAATAAACTTGCTACAGTCCCAGGTGATAATATTAGATATATTAACAGTCATTTAGAACTAACTATATGCACGTATAGTACTTATAGCAATGTGGATATATCACCTATGTTACCTCTCATTAGGCCAGTTCAGAAAGTATAATTTCTTTTAACATGTTCCTGAAAGACAAGAATGAAAAGATTATCAATCATTAATCTCTATGCATCCCTTAAGAGGAAAATAGAATGGTATAATCATGTAAGTAGGCAAGACAGAACACAGAAGCAACCACTAAGGGTGTTCAATAGATTTGCCCTCCATAATACATCCTGACTATATGCGAGGGACCGAGGACCCCATCAGAGGGTCTATGATGCTGCCTGCCATCCCCAGCTCTGGTGACTGCATCTGGCCTTAGACCATAGTGAGAAAGGGTATAATTATAATAGATTAAGTAGTGCTATACCTTAACATGTCGTTCTAGTTAGTGCCTTAGACTTTTTTTATATCGCACACATGTGGGATATATCATGAAGATATATAGCATCCTCATTAAATAATACATAATTCCCAGGTGAGCCGCCCACCTCCAACCAATTTCAATGTGTTTACACCTTCGAAGCTATTAACTCATATTATCTATCGATCAACGACTCTGTAGTCTGTACTATCTTAGTCACATATTCTATCTCTCATTGTTCCTTGAGTCTTATAGTCTTACCTAGTCAACAGGCTATATCTACCCTACTTTGTGGATCACTCTTTACAAATTAAGCACTGTATAATAAGTAGTATCCAGTATGCTTCgttatatatattataaacCACATTGACTAGAAGCTGGGTGATATTACTTACAGTCGGGACTCCCCTTGTGTTGGTTGGAGATGAGCAATGACACCAAAGGATAGACTATGCAATCCTGTTGGTCACACCTCTCACCTTGTCCTTAATTCAGCATGGTTTACCGTCAGAAGGGCCAGTAACAATGTATGAATGAACATCCACAACCTTGTAAGTCATGCTACTCCTTTAGGTCGACCTAGGCAAATATTTATGATGCGCAGCTATAACAATCTTAAGAAGTCTATTTGTGTAGCGTGTTCTATGCACAAgaataatatataagaaAATTGTCTTAAACGTCTAACATTACCTTTCATTACCTTTGCAGGTGTTTCATATCTTGCCTCGGGATGGCCATGGTAAtcgatgaggaagaaaagttGCAGACACGAGAACCCGATGAACGAGTTTCACTATCTCCCCTCTTCAGAAATTCTGGTTATGTTGCTGTAGAATGCTTGACTCATGTGAGTTTCCAAAATTGGAGAATTGGTTGAGGATGTTGGCTATACACTTACTTTATATCTAATCCCGCAGTTGTGTATAAAATTTGATAATGTTGATTTGTGGTTAATAACGGAAAATCATCCCACTAAGACGCCATCTCCGGCCCCCAATGTCGTGATTATAGTCGTGGATGACAACCATGATGACCGTCTAGGTCGTCTATTATGGCAGGTATCAACCCCTCCCGTGGGACTCGCGGCATGTGTCTTGAAAATATTCCTTTTTTGGCGTTGCTGTATTGGCTGGCTATAACATCACAGCAGTGGGTCCTGTACATTTATACAAACTCAAGAAATAGCTTTTGAGGGGTGTGGGGTCGCCATGTACAGACTGCCtgaataaatataaatatagaGACAAAAACATCCGCAGTTTTGCGTTATACAGACCAATCGAACTTATAGAAAATGCCGTCATCCGACAAACTCGAGGCAGAAGTACGCTCATCTCTATCTTCTCATCCCTCAGCCGATAAAGACGACAGTTACGATGTCTACTCGCAGGCTCGAGGGCTTGAATATCCACCAGAAGAGGCTAAAAAGGTCCTCCGCAAGATCGACACTCACTTGATTCCACTCCTTGTGGTGATATACATGCTCCAGGTGCGTATTTTCTCATTGCTTTGACCATCGCTAATTGCGTAGTATCTGGACAAAAACAGCCTTAACTTCGCTTCAGTGTATGGCCTCAAACAAGGGACGCACCTGCACGGACAGGACTATGCCTGGCTCGGCTCAATCTTCTACTTTGGCTATTTAATCGCCCAGTATCCGGCCGGATATACCCTGCAGCGACTTCCTATGGGAAAAGTCCTGTCCATCACTACCATCAGTATGTCACTGCTTAGAACTCATCTAGATCAATATTAACAAGCTCATAGTGTGGGGCGCACTGCTCATGACCACGCCTGCCTGCCACAACTTCGCCGGTATCGCCGCCAACCGCTTCCTCCTAGGGCTTCTTGAGGCCGTTGTGAACCCTGGTTTTGTCCTCCTCATGAGCACGTGGTATACAGCGAAGGAGCAGCCGCTTCGCCTGGAGGCGTATTACTGCACTAACGGCATCGCTACAATGTTTGGCGGGTAGGCCAATCGCTTGATTCCTTACTCCTGTGAAATCTACTAAACAGAAAGGAACAAGATAGATTGATTGGCTATGCAGTGGGACATATTACCTCTGGACTACCGCGATGGATGTATGTCTTTATTATTTTCGGTGCGGTGTCCGTCGCGACAGGGATTATCTCGCTACTTCTACTTCCTGATCTTCCGTCCACTGCACGATTCCTCAACCCCAGGGAGCGAGCCATCGCCGTCGATCGCGTCTCCAGGAACCAGCAAGGCGTCAAAAATCATCACTTCAAGTGGGAGCAGGTCTGGCAGGCCGCGCGGGATCCCAAAACATGGCTTCTCTTTGTGATGGCGGTTGGGGCGCAGGTGCCCAACTCTGCGTTAACAAGTGTATGCTTTACTTCCATGTTACGTTGCTGACCCTAAATCCGGCTATACTGTGTTCTAACTGCAACAGTTCACCTCCATCATTGTCGGCTCATTCGGCTTCGATACCCTCGGCACGCAATACCTGCAGATACCTGGCGGCGCGGTACAATTCCTCGCGCTACTGGTGGGTGGCTGGATCGCGACGAAATTCAGTAATAGATTCCACTCACGCAGTGCATGTATGATCGTCGCTAACAGCATCTGTATCATTGGCTCTGGATTACTCGTTGGCCTGCCCGATACAAACAAATGGGGACGGCTTGTGGCGCTGTGGCTGTGCTACTTCCAGGGTCTCGGGTTCAGTATGAGTCTGACGATGGTGAGTTCAAACATCGCCGGATATACCAAGAAGCAGGTTACCGGGGCTCTGCTGTTTACAGGGTACTGTGTTGGGAATATCATTGGACCGCAGACGTTCAAGGAGAGCGAGGCGCCGAGGTATCATAGTGCTTATATTGCGTGAGTAGACTCTTCTCAAGTGGTATAGTAAGATAGTGACGCTGATGGGACA contains the following coding sequences:
- a CDS encoding putative MFS transporter, coding for MPSSDKLEAEVRSSLSSHPSADKDDSYDVYSQARGLEYPPEEAKKVLRKIDTHLIPLLVVIYMLQYLDKNSLNFASVYGLKQGTHLHGQDYAWLGSIFYFGYLIAQYPAGYTLQRLPMGKVLSITTIMWGALLMTTPACHNFAGIAANRFLLGLLEAVVNPGFVLLMSTWYTAKEQPLRLEAYYCTNGIATMFGGKEQDRLIGYAVGHITSGLPRWMYVFIIFGAVSVATGIISLLLLPDLPSTARFLNPRERAIAVDRVSRNQQGVKNHHFKWEQVWQAARDPKTWLLFVMAVGAQVPNSALTSFTSIIVGSFGFDTLGTQYLQIPGGAVQFLALLVGGWIATKFSNRFHSRSACMIVANSICIIGSGLLVGLPDTNKWGRLVALWLCYFQGLGFSMSLTMVSSNIAGYTKKQVTGALLFTGYCVGNIIGPQTFKESEAPRYHSAYIA
- a CDS encoding putative MFS multidrug transporter; its protein translation is MDATKARASSYVLRGRENNEEAPVYCAFSEKEKIRSVAVASMVTFLSPVSGSIYYPALQSLSQDLGVSINTIYLTITVYMIFQGFTPLLTGTLSDQNGRRPVFVACLIVYIGVNIGLCVQDSVLILFVLRCLQSVGSNGVSVVATATIADLITRAERRKYMAYGSLGFTFGPAVGPVLGSVLTQFLGWRSIFAFLAIVAATLLTLILAFLPETCRAMVGNGSVPAPWWNRSCLQWLRLSFQSGTIAEDRGTLVSPCHRPSLWDSIRITRQRSTGLLILASTTLSSGSTAILANIPALFEDHYRFNALQVGLCYLPDAIGALSAPWTVGTLADRNFRRCCRLAGITVARNQQTPQQLLSMPLEKARLQLMLPLVYVSAGVLTIYSWVMQMRVHVAGPLIPLFFLGNVISGARNSLAMLIIDIHAQRPATASASLAFFRSLAGAGVAAAMVPLIKAIGIAWTGTLVAATWLIVSPTIFTMHRYGHNWRRMDNSSKS